A window of Chromohalobacter canadensis genomic DNA:
CGTAGCACGCAAATAGGGCGATATCGCCGGTGTAAGAGCATGCTGTTCGAGCCAGCCTGGCAAAAAATTCGACACCAAACTCTGTGGCGCGGCCAGTAGGATACGTCTGGCCTCGTCGGTGGCAATCGACTGTAAACGGTCACGCGTCAATCGCACGCGTTCGGTGATCTGCTCGCAAAGCGCTAGAAACTCCTCGCCAGCCGGCGTCAGACTCAACGGCAACGTTTGGCGGTTGATCAAGGTGGTTCCCATTTCCTCCTCGAGCAGCTTGATACGCCGCGAGAAGGTCGGTTGGGTCACGTTCTGGGCATCGGCGGCCCGGGAAAAATGGCGTTCCCTGGCCAGCACGATGAAGTCTTCGAGCCAGCGAATTTCCATCTTCAGACGCCATCCATCATCGTTAACGCCGCACGCCAGCCGAAGCGTGCAGCGTCGCATGGCAACGCCCCGTCACGTACAGATGGACGGGGCGCTGCAAGTATGTGTTGCTCCACGATACGCTCAGATACGGCCTTCCTCGACCGCATGACACGCCACCTGGTTACCGTCGTCGGTGACGATGAGCTGCGGTACTTCCTGGCGGCAGCGCTCCATGGCATGCGGACACCGACCATGAAAGACACAGCCCGAGGGAAGGTGAACCGGCGTGGGGACTTCGCCGGAAAGGCGTACATGCTCGGGGCGATCGTCTTCGAGGCGGGGAATCGCCGAGAGCAGCGCTTGCGTATAGGGATGCTTAGGCCTCGCGAACAGTGAGCGCGTATCGGCTAGTTCACACACCGTCCCCAGATACATGACCGCCACCCGCGTCCCAAAATGCTCGACCACGGCCAAGTCATGGGTAATGAAGAGATACGTCAGGTGGCGTTCGGCCTGTGCGTCCATCAGCAGGTTGAGCACCTGGGCCTGGATCGACACATCGAGCGCCGAGATCGGTTCGTCGGCGACGATGAACTCGGGGTCGACGGCTAACGCCCGGGCAATTGCGATCCGTTGGCGTTGACCGCCGGAAAACTCGTGCCCGAAGCGCTTGCCCCATTCCGGATCGATGCCCACCGATGCCATCACGTCGTCCACCTTGTCCTGGACCTGCGGTGTCGTCCAGTCCGGGTGATGAAAACGCAATGGTTCTTCCAGCGTCTGTTGGATCGTCATGCGTGGGTTAAGCGAGGCATACGGATTCTGAAAGATCATCTGCATGCGCTGACGATAAGGCAGTAGCCGTTTACCACGCATATTATCGATGCGCTGCCCGTCATACCTAATTTCCCCCGCGCTGGGAGACAGCAACCCCATGACCAGGCGCGCCACGGTGGATTTGCCACAGCCGGACTCCCCGACCACGCACAAAGCCTCGCCCCGGCGAACGGAGAGGTCCACGCCGTTGATGGCATGCACTTGTTCATTGCGCCGCACCAGACGACCTTTTTCGAAGTGCAACTGTTCGAGGAATCCGTCGGCCAACGGGAAATGCTTGTACATCCCGCGAATCTCCAGCAGGGACTCAGCCTCGGCGTGGTTCTGTGACGCGGTCACGGGTGATGCTTGGGCGGCAACGGCGTTCATGAGGCCTCCTTGGCGAGCATGTCACGCACCATGTGGCACGCGACGTCGCAATTGCCCGAGGTAACGAACTCGGGGACCTCTTCGAGGCAATCGCGGCGCGGCTGCCCCGAAGCGTCGTAACGATATTGGCAACGTGGATGAAATGCGCAACCGCTCGGCGTATTGGCAAGTGATGGCATCGAGCCAGGAATTTGGTTGAGCCGACTACCGGGCGTGGTCATCTGGGGCAGGGCATTGAGCAACCCCTGCGTATAGGGATGCTGGGCATCGTTGATGATTTCGCGCGTCGGTCCCTGCTCGATGACGCGTCCGGCGTACATGACCAACGTACGCTGAGTCATCTGGCTGACCACGCCCAAGTCATGAGTGATCAACACCAGTCCCACATTGTGCTTCTCACACAGCTCGCGCAGGAGCGTCATGATCTCGGCTTGAATCGTCACATCCAACGCCGTGGTTGGCTCGTCGGCGACGATGATATCCGGGTCCAGCAGGAGTGCGATCGCGATGATGATACGCTGGCGCATGCCCCCTGAGAGTTCGTGAGGATACTGATCCAGACGCGTTTCCGGCGATGGGATATAAACCTGCTTGAGCTTGTGCAGGGCGATGGCGCGCGCTTCACGTGTCGAGATACGTCGATGCGCCTTCAGACTCTCGACCATCTGCTCGCCAATGGACAGCACGGGGTTGAGCGTCATCATCGGATCCTGAAAGATCATCGAGATGCGATTGCCGCGTACGCGACGCAGCTCGCGTGCCGACATTCGCGCCAGATCGTTACCTTCGAAACGAATGCTACCACCGGCGATATATCCCGGCTTGGCGATAAGGTTGAGCAATGTGAACGCGGCCACCGATTTGCCCGCACCGGACTCACCGACAATGCCCAGACGCTCGCCGCGGTCCAGCGTGAAGCTAACGTCGCGCAGGGCGCGCACCTCACCTTGGCGCAGGGCAAAGCGCACATCGAGATTGGAAACTTCGAGTAAAGCCATGTGCGTTACCCCTTGTAGAGCCGAGGATTCATGACGTCGCGCAACCAGTCGCCAAGCAAGTTGACTACCAGCACCAGCACCACGAGGACTGCGCCGGGGATCAGTGTGATCCACCAGGACCCGGACTGCAGATAATCAAAGCCGGACTTGATCAATGAGCCCAGAGAAGGCTGAGTTTCCGGCATGCCTAGGCCGAGGAAGGAAAGGGCGGCCTCGGAGATGATGGCGTTGGCGATCTGCACGGTCGAGATGACGAAGATCGGCGAAAGCGTGTTAGGCAGAATATGGCGGAACATGATCCGGCGGTCGCGATACCCCATGACGCGAGCGGCATCCACGTATTCCTTGGAACGCTCGGCCAGCACCGAAGCACGCACCGTGCGGGCGTATTGCGGCCATTCGGCAAGCCCGATGATCAACACCAGCAGCCAGACGGCGTAGTCGCTATATACGGCACCACCGAACACAGCCTTGATCAACGCCCCGACGATGATGGCGACCATCAATGTCGAGAACGACAGCTGAATGTCCGCCAGACGCATCAGAAACGCATCGATCCGGCCACCCAAGTAACCGGCCAACAGCCCCACAGTAACGCCGATCAGCGCCTGGAGCATCACTGCACCGAAGCCGATGATCAGCGAGACGCGCGCGCCATAGAGAATCGTCGACAGCAGGTCACGCCCCTGGGCATCGGTGCCCAAAGGGAAGAGAGCATCAGCGCCGTCGATCCATATGGGAGGAAGCTCGGAGTTAAGGATATTGATCTGGGTGAGATCGTAGGGGTTCATCGGTGCGAGCCACGGCGCGCAAACCGCCCCCAAGAGAATGCATAGGAAAATGGCCAGGCAGAATTGCGCGATCCAATCACGCTTGAAGCTGTAGACCAGATAAGAATTACGGAAACGCTTCCAGCGGGAAGGCGTTGTTGCAGTCGTTGTCGTCATGCCGGCTTCCCTGTCAGTTTCACTGTCGGATTGACCAGCCCGTAGATCAGATCAACCAGCGTGTTGGTGACCACGAAGATCAAACCGACGATCATCAAGTAGGTTACGATGAGCGGGATATCCGAGCGCTGGATGGCTTCGAGGAACATGAGCCCCATGCCCGGCCACTGGAAGACGGTCTCGGTTAGGATGGTGTAGGCCACCATAGTGCCGAGCTGAACGCCACCGACGGTAATGACCGGCAGCATGGTGTTTTTGAGTGCATGCACGAAGTAGATGCGCTTGAGCGAGATCCCTTTGGCCGTGGCGAACTTGACGTATTCCGACTGCAAGACCTCGAGCATTTCGGCACGTATCAGACGAATGAAAAGCGGCAGCATGATCGACGCCAACGAAACGGCGGGCAACACCAGGTACGTCAAGCCATCGAGGGAGAAGAAGTTGCTATCCCAGGTGCCGAAGAGGTGCGTCAAGTCGTTGCCGCGACCGTATGACGGCATTCCGCCCTCAGTGGACAACACACCGTTGAGCCACTGTCCCCATCCCGTATCCACCGGAAAGGGCGAGAAGTCGACGCCGATCGCGAAGAGTTGAATCAACATGATGGCCGTTAGGAAAACGGGGATCGAAATACCGATGATGGAGACGCTCATGAAAAAGCGTGACAGGGCCGATCGTGGGCGTATCGCACAGTAGACTCCGATAGGCACCGAAAACACCACGATGATCAGTGTCGCGGCAATCACCAGTTCCAGCGTCGCCGGTAAATGGCGCTGGATGACCTCTGTCGTCGGCTCGTTGAAAAAGTACGAGTAACCGAAATCGCCTTGCAGGGCATTGGTCGCGAAGCGACCGTACTGCACGAGGAAGGAGTCGTTGAGCCCCAGCTCTTCTCGCAGTTCGGCCCGCTGGCTCTCCGGCACGGACTGTCCCACCATCTGCTGGATGGGATCGCCCAGATTGCTCTGGATGGCGAAACTGATAACGCTGATGACGAACATGACCACGAAGGCATGCATCAGTCGCTTGATCAGAAAAGCGATCATGGATGGCGTGTCCTGTTAAACGGGCATCTCCGTCCCATGCCCTGAGTAGGCTGGGCCGGAGAAACATCGTGGATGGGAATAGAGCAATGCCGCCCGATGGCGGCATTGCATGGTCGCGCTCTTATTGCTCGACGACGAGATCCCCGAGGTACGGGAAGTTCATGACGTTCACCACGGGCTCGAGCTTGACGTTTTTCTTCGCCGCCCAAGCGAGATCTTGCCAATGCAACGGCATGAAGGCGGCGTCGTCATACAGCGCCTTCTCGACCGCCTGCAACATCTCGGCACGCTTGGCGCGGTCCGTCTCGACATTCGCCTGCGCCACTTTCTCGTCGAGCTCTGGGTTACAGTAGTTAGCCGCGTTGTACTGGCCGGCTCCCGTCTCGGGGTCCGGGCACTCGGTGAGATACTGGAACAAGTTGGCGGAATCCTCTGTATCGGCGTGCCAGCCGATCATCATGATATCCGCGGCGCGGTCGTCGAACTCTCCCCAATACTGAGCTTTGGGTAGCGTCTTGAGGTCCACGTCGACATTGATGCGCGACAACATCGTGGCCACCGCTTGGGCGATCTTGGCGTCGTTCACATAGCGGTTGTTGGGCGCCATCATGGAGACCGAGAAGCCATCTTCGTAGCCGGCTTCTTTCATTAGTTCCTTGGCTTTCTCAACGTCGTAGCGCGGTTCCAGGCTGTCGTTGTAACCTTCGTAGCCCTTGGGAGAGAGTTGCGCCGCGGGGGTCGCAAAGCCTTTCATCAACCGGTCGGCGATGGCCTGCTGATTCACTGCGTAGTTGAAGGCCTTGCGGACACGTGGATCCTCGAACGCTTCCACACGCTTCTGGTTGAGCTGCATGAGGATGATGCGGGTGCCCGACATGGTGGTCAGTTCAACATTCTTGTCGGCTCTGACGCGGTCCAGATCATTGGGCGGTACGGGCGCTATGAAATCGACATCACCGGACAGCAATGCCGATACACGCGTGGCGTTCTCGCCGATCGGCGTCAGCACGAGACGGTCGACATTGCCCGGGGAGTCTTTGTCCCAGTAGTCATCAAAGCGTTCGAACTCGACTTTGACACCTTGCTGGCGGGACACGACCTCGTAGGGGCCAGTACCCGACGAGTGCCGTGATGCGAAGGAATCGCCATTCTTGACAATTTCATCCTTGGGATCGCCGTCTTCCGTCTCGCCAGAGTAGTACTCGCTATCCATGGGGAAGATATAGGTCGCGAGGTTGAGAACGAGCGGGTAGGGCTTATGCGTCTTTATTTCGACGGTGTGCTCGTCGATGGCGGTTGCCGAAGCGATGGGATCGAAGATCGCCTTGAAGTCGGCGCTACGCTTCAGACGGTTGATGGTCCAGACCACGTCCTTGGCAGTAAAGTCGTTACCAGTATGGAACTTGACGCCGTCACGCAACGTGAAGCGCATCGTCTTGTCGTCGATGCGTTCCCAGTCCGCCGCCAGGCGCGGCTCGAACTTGACGTCTTTCGTCCAGCGTACGAGGGGATCGTGCGTCAGATGCGAAAGCTGCAGGATGCCGCCGGAGAGCTGTTCATGGATGTCCAACGACACCGGGTCGGCATCATACGCCATGCGTAATGTCACGGGATCACTATCGCTGGCCGAGTCTTGCGCCAGCGCAGGCAGTGGAAGCACGACGGAAGCGCCGAGCAACGAGGCCAGGAGAGTCTTCTTATCGATCATGTTGAAGCCCTATTGTGTATTGTTATGCGACGAGAATCGTCAGCTTCAACATAAAGAGCTTTGTGTGAAGACGACAATCGAAATCTTGATGGTCGCCATTCGTCAGATGAATAACAGCGTCCTGGTAGCTTCCAGCGCGTGGCCGATATCAGCGCTCGATGCGATCGAGGCGATGAATGTGCGAGGCTTCGTCGAGCTGCGATACCGTGCACTCAAGATCGGTCACACAGCCGTCGGACAAACCGTAGACCCATCCATGCACCGATAGTTTTTGTCCTCGCTGCCAGGCACGCTGCACGACCTTGGTACGACACAGGTTGGCGACTTGTGCCCGTACGTTGAGTTCGCACATTCGATCGACCTTCTCGTCGAGCGACAAGGGCTCCAGCGCCTCACGATTGATGCTGTAAATCTCGCGAACGCTGTGCAGCCAGTAATCGATCATGCCATTATCGCCATCGGCGATTGCGGCCCGCACGCCACCGCAACCATAGTGGCCAACCACCATGATGTGTTCGACCTGCAGCACATCGACCGCGAATTGCACCACCGATAGGGCATTCATGTCGTTGTGATACAGCAGATTGGCCACGTTGCGATGTACGAAAACCTCGCCCGGTGGCAAATCGATGATCTGGTTCGCCGGCACGCGGCTATCCGAGCACCCGATCCACAGATAGTCGGGATTTTGCTGATGCGACAAGCGCTCGAAGAAGTCCGGGTCACGCTCCCGTACGCTGGCGGCCCACTGGCGGTTCTGTTCCAACAGCTTCTTGATATCGCTCATGTAAATCTCTTCATGCAGGGGGTATCCAAGCAACTTTTACCTCCTGTGCTACCAAGCGTCAATCTAGCCCCTCCCTGCACGTTCGTCGGGCTGTTATCATCTGCGTCATCGAAAAGTCAGGAGATCGACGTGGCTCAGTACGATTACGACCTATTTGTCATCGGCGCGGGCTCTGGTGGAGTACGCGCCGCACGCACGGCGGCTGCTACAGGGGCGCGCGTCGCCATTGCCGAGGACCGCTATCTAGGTGGCACCTGTGTGAATGTCGGGTGTGTGCCCAAGAAGCTTTATTCCTATGCGGCGCATTTCCATGATGCCTTCGAGGATAGTGCCGGCTTCGGTTGGACGCTGCCCGAGGCACCACGCTTTGACTGGGCCACGCTGCGTGACAACAAGATCGAGGAAATCAAACGCCTCAACGGCATCTACGGGCGCTTGCTCGAAGGTGCCGACGTCATGCTACTCAATGGCCGCGCCCGCATCACCGGGCCTCATAGCGTCGAGATCAACGGCGAGACGATCGCCGCCGAAAAGATCCTGGTAGCGACCGGCGGCTGGCCCTGGGTTCCCGATATCGAGGGTGCGGAACACGCCGTGGACTCCAATCGCGTCTTCGATCTGGAGAGCTTTCCCGAGCGCTTCCTGGTGCTCGGCGGCGGTTATATCGCGGTCGAGTTCGCCAGCATCTTCAATGGGCTCGGTAGCGACGCGCACTTGGTCTACCGCGGCGAGCTGTTCCTGCGCGGCTTCGACCGTGAAGTACGTGAATTTACCCGCGACGAGATGCAGAAGAAGGGCGTCAACCTGCATTTCGAAACCACCATCGAGCGTATCGAGCCGGTCGGCGATGCCTACCGCGTGAGCCTGACCAACGGCGAAACACTGGAAGTAGATGTCGTGCTGGCGGCCACCGGACGCCGCCCGAACCTCACCGGACTGGGACTCGACGCGCTGGACATCGAACTCAATCCCAATGGCACGATCAAGGTTGACGAGCGTTATCAGACCTCAGAACCGTCGATCCTGGCGCTGGGCGACGTGACCGGTGGCCCCGAGCTCACGCCCGTGGCGCTTGCCGAAGCCATGCACCTCGTTCAGCACCATTACGGGGATGCAACGCCGGGGCCCTTGGATTACCAGGACATCGCCACAGCCGTGTTTTGTCACCCCAATATCGGCACCGTTGGCCTGAGCGAAGAAGAAGCGCGTGAGCAGTGCGAAGCTGGAGTGCGCATCTATCGCGCTGACTTCCGCCCCATGAAGCACACGCTCTCGGGTAGCCAGGAACGTTGCCTGATGAAGCTGGTCGTTGATGACGCAACCGATCGTGTGGTCGGCGCTCACATGGTGGGCGACGATGCCGGCGAACTCATACAGGGGATCGCCATCGCTGTGCGTGCACGCCTGACCAAGACCGACTTTGATGCCACGGTGGGTATACATCCCACTAGTGCTGAGGAGTTCGTCACAATGCGCTCCTTGTCACGTCGCTAGCGATGTGATGAAGTTTCGATTAGCAAACGGGCCACCTCGGTGGCCCGTTTGCGTTGATACCCGACCGCGAGGCATCTCTACTCAATGCATGCATACGACTCATGATTGACTAAACTGAGAGCAGTCGTGGTTACATAAGCTCAGGTTAGCGGCGCATTCCATATGCGCATGTCAGACTATAATGTGTGTTTATGTGATAGCGACATGACGATAATGGCTTATTTGATCAATGCATAAGCCGCTGTTATTATTGCGAACACATTCGCCATTAGCGAAAAATGGATATGACACCCACGACCGAGAACTTCACGCCTTCCGCCGATCTGGCGCGTCCTAGCGTCGCCGATACCGTGATTGGCAGTGCACAGAAGACTCTTTTCATCCGTAAGCCCACGACCGACGATGGGTGGGGAATCTACGAGCTCGTCAAGGCGTGCCCCCCCTTGGATGTCAACTCGGGATACGCCTATCTATTACTCGCGACGCAGTTTCGCGATACCTGTGCCGTCGCCACGGACGAAGAAGGGGAGATCGTCGGTTTCGTCTCCGGTTACGTGAAGCGCAATGCACCGGATACCTATTTCCTGTGGCAAGTGGCCGTGGGTGATAAAGCCCGCGGAACGGGTTTGGCACGGCGTCTCGTCGAAGCCGTACTGATGCGCTCCGGGATGAGCGGTGTCCGTCATCTCGAAACTACCATCACACCCGATAATGAGGCATCGTGGGGGCTGTTCAAGCGTCTTGCCGACCGTTGGCAGGCACCCTTGAATAGCCGTGAGTATTTCTCTACGGGGCAGCTGGGTGGCGAGCACGATCCGGAGAATCTCGTCCGAATCGGCCCGTTCGAGCCGCAACGAATTTGATCCGCTTAAAGAGGCAATCTATGCAGACCGAGATTCTCGAACGTATGGAATCTGAAGTTCGGACCTATTCGCGTTCGTTTCCTACCGTTTTCACCGAAGCCAAGGGTGCCCGTCTGCACTCTGAAGACGGTAAGCAGTACATCGACTTTCTCGCGGGCGCCGGTACGCTGAACTACGGGCACAACAATCCCCACATCAAGCAGGCGCTGGTGGATTACATCGCGTCCGACGGCATCGTTCATGGCCTCGATATGTGGAGCAAGGCCAAACGTGAATATCTGGAAACCCTGGAAGAGGTAATCCTCAAGCCGCGCGGACTGAACTACAAGGTTCAACTGCCGGGGCCGACGGGTACCAATGCCGTGGAAGCCGCCATCCGCATAGCGCGCAATGCCAAAGGGCGTCATAACATCGTCGCCTTCACCAATGGTTTCCATGGGGTCACCATGGGAGCGCTGGCCACCACCGGTAATCGTAAGTTCCGTGAAGCCACCGGCGGCATCCCGATGCAGGGCGGAAGCTTCATGCCCTTCGATGGCTACATGGGCGAAGATACCGACACTCTGGGCTATTTCGAAAAGCTGCTGGGCGACAACTCCAGCGGTCTCGATATTCCCGCCGCCGTGATCGTCGAAACGGTGCAGGGCGAGGGCGGCATCAATCCGGCCAGCATTCCGTGGCTACAACGCCTTGAGAAAATCTGCCGCGCCCATGACATCTTGCTGATCGTCGATGACATCCAGGCGGGTTGCGGTCGTACTGGCAAGTTCTTCAGCTTCGAGCATGCCGACATCCACCCAGACATCGTTACCAACTCCAAATCGCTATCAGGCTACGGACTACCGTTCGCTCACGTGCTGATGCGTCCAGAACTGGATATCTGGAAGCCTGGCCAATACAACGGCACGTTCCGTGGCTTCAGCCTTGCGCTCGTGACGGCGGCCGCCGCCATGCGCCACTTCTGGAGCGACGATACCTTCGAGCGTGATGTGCAACGCAAAGGCGGTGTCGTTGAAGAGCGCTTCCAGAAGATCGCCACCTTCATGACCGAGCAAGGGCATAAAGCTAGCGAGCGTGGCCGTGGCCTGATGCGTGGCCTGGATGTCGTCGACGGCGATATGGCCGACAAGATCACCGCTCAGGCCTTCCAGAACGGCCTGATCATCGAGACGTCGGGACACTCCGGGCAGGTCGTCAAATGCCTGTGCCCGCTGAGTATCTCCGACGAAGACCTCAATGAAGGTCTGGATATTCTTGAACGAAGCGTCAAGGAAGTCTTTAGTCAAGCCTGAACGTGCTTTTCGTTAGTCCACTAAGTTATTATCGTCACATGCATTACAGTGGACGTCGGATGTGGCCCGCGAGACCGCGGGCCCTTTATTGAGCCCCATGGAGGATTGCGCTACATGATCGTTCGTAACCTAGAAGAGTGCCGCAAGACCGAGCGCTTCGTTGAAGCCGAAAACGGGAACTGGGATAGCACGCGCCTGGTGCTGGCCGACGACAACGTTGGCTTCTCGTTCAACATTACCCGTATCCATCCGGGCACTGAGACCCACATTCATTACAAGCATCACTTCGAAGCCGTATTTTGCTACGAAGGTGAAGGTGAAGTCGAAACGCTGGCCGACGGCAAGATTCATCCCATCAAGGCCGGCGATATGTATCTTCTCGATCAGCACGATGAGCATTTGCTACGCGGCAAAGAAAAAGGCATGACCGTGGCATGCGTTTTCAATCCTGCGTTGACCGGGCGTGAAGTTCACCGTGAAGACGGCTCGTACGCACCGCTCGATGAATAAGCGCTAGCGGCTAGCACGACTGCAAAAACGCTGCCGGACCAGGCAGCGTTTTCTTTTGTATGAGTTAGCGATGCAACTGGCGAAGATGTCGCTCGACACCATGATGGATAGCCAATGGATAACGATGGTGCTTGTCTCCGTATTGCCTATCCTCTTGGTTCGCATAATATATATTATGTTAAATTTTATATTTATCTTGTGCCAGTAATGGACATCCCAGCAACCAACTCCGTATGATCAAGCGCGATTTTGTTCAGGTGCCTGAGCCCCACGCCCTCTCGTTTCGTTTCAATGCGTTGCCAAGATGGCCCTAGACAGGAAAATGCTATGCGCTCCCGCTCGTTATTTATTTCCGCTTTGTGTGTTGGTGTACTGACACTCGCAGGCTGTGCCGTACCACAAGCGACACATCATACCGACGACTTGACCGAGACGGCTTTCAACCAACGTCTGGAGAGCCTAGAAAGTAACCTGGCGCTACGCTGCTCGACTCAAACCGAGCTATTACGCGTTCAAGCTGAGCGTGCGCAGCGCATCGGTGACAATGTGCGGGCTAATGGCAAGCTGCTGCGTCATTTACGCGCCGATGTCGAGAATATCGGCCAAGAACCTCGCGTAGTGACCACATGCCCCATCGAGCGCAGCGATACTGCCAGCAAGGAAATGCTGGGTCGCAATGAATGGGTTGGCTTCCCCACGGTCGGCACCTACCTCAAGGCTCGTGTGGACTCCGGTGCTAATACATCCTCGCTCTCGGCGCATGACGTGACGGAATTCGAACGCGATGGCGAAAGCTGGGTGCGTTTCAAGTTGGCACTCGAAGATGACGAGCCAGCCGTCGACGGTATACGTGATGACGCGATCGAGGCACCGGTGACACGCCGCGTCAAAATCATTCAAGCTTCGGGGACCGACAGTCGCCCCGTGATCAGCCTGCTGATGACTCTGGGCCCCCTCAAGCAGCGCGTCGAGTTCACGCTCAACGACCGCTCGCATCTCGATTACCCCGTCTTGCTGGGGCGGCGTTTCTTCATGGATATAGCGCTGATCGACGTCAGCCAGGCCTACATCCATCCGCGGCCGGAATTTCCCGGTGGCAAGAGCGCGTCAGA
This region includes:
- a CDS encoding ABC transporter permease; protein product: MTTTTATTPSRWKRFRNSYLVYSFKRDWIAQFCLAIFLCILLGAVCAPWLAPMNPYDLTQINILNSELPPIWIDGADALFPLGTDAQGRDLLSTILYGARVSLIIGFGAVMLQALIGVTVGLLAGYLGGRIDAFLMRLADIQLSFSTLMVAIIVGALIKAVFGGAVYSDYAVWLLVLIIGLAEWPQYARTVRASVLAERSKEYVDAARVMGYRDRRIMFRHILPNTLSPIFVISTVQIANAIISEAALSFLGLGMPETQPSLGSLIKSGFDYLQSGSWWITLIPGAVLVVLVLVVNLLGDWLRDVMNPRLYKG
- a CDS encoding ABC transporter ATP-binding protein; the encoded protein is MNAVAAQASPVTASQNHAEAESLLEIRGMYKHFPLADGFLEQLHFEKGRLVRRNEQVHAINGVDLSVRRGEALCVVGESGCGKSTVARLVMGLLSPSAGEIRYDGQRIDNMRGKRLLPYRQRMQMIFQNPYASLNPRMTIQQTLEEPLRFHHPDWTTPQVQDKVDDVMASVGIDPEWGKRFGHEFSGGQRQRIAIARALAVDPEFIVADEPISALDVSIQAQVLNLLMDAQAERHLTYLFITHDLAVVEHFGTRVAVMYLGTVCELADTRSLFARPKHPYTQALLSAIPRLEDDRPEHVRLSGEVPTPVHLPSGCVFHGRCPHAMERCRQEVPQLIVTDDGNQVACHAVEEGRI
- the ectA gene encoding diaminobutyrate acetyltransferase encodes the protein MTPTTENFTPSADLARPSVADTVIGSAQKTLFIRKPTTDDGWGIYELVKACPPLDVNSGYAYLLLATQFRDTCAVATDEEGEIVGFVSGYVKRNAPDTYFLWQVAVGDKARGTGLARRLVEAVLMRSGMSGVRHLETTITPDNEASWGLFKRLADRWQAPLNSREYFSTGQLGGEHDPENLVRIGPFEPQRI
- a CDS encoding ABC transporter permease, with the translated sequence MIAFLIKRLMHAFVVMFVISVISFAIQSNLGDPIQQMVGQSVPESQRAELREELGLNDSFLVQYGRFATNALQGDFGYSYFFNEPTTEVIQRHLPATLELVIAATLIIVVFSVPIGVYCAIRPRSALSRFFMSVSIIGISIPVFLTAIMLIQLFAIGVDFSPFPVDTGWGQWLNGVLSTEGGMPSYGRGNDLTHLFGTWDSNFFSLDGLTYLVLPAVSLASIMLPLFIRLIRAEMLEVLQSEYVKFATAKGISLKRIYFVHALKNTMLPVITVGGVQLGTMVAYTILTETVFQWPGMGLMFLEAIQRSDIPLIVTYLMIVGLIFVVTNTLVDLIYGLVNPTVKLTGKPA
- a CDS encoding ABC transporter ATP-binding protein yields the protein MALLEVSNLDVRFALRQGEVRALRDVSFTLDRGERLGIVGESGAGKSVAAFTLLNLIAKPGYIAGGSIRFEGNDLARMSARELRRVRGNRISMIFQDPMMTLNPVLSIGEQMVESLKAHRRISTREARAIALHKLKQVYIPSPETRLDQYPHELSGGMRQRIIIAIALLLDPDIIVADEPTTALDVTIQAEIMTLLRELCEKHNVGLVLITHDLGVVSQMTQRTLVMYAGRVIEQGPTREIINDAQHPYTQGLLNALPQMTTPGSRLNQIPGSMPSLANTPSGCAFHPRCQYRYDASGQPRRDCLEEVPEFVTSGNCDVACHMVRDMLAKEAS
- a CDS encoding ABC transporter substrate-binding protein, which produces MIDKKTLLASLLGASVVLPLPALAQDSASDSDPVTLRMAYDADPVSLDIHEQLSGGILQLSHLTHDPLVRWTKDVKFEPRLAADWERIDDKTMRFTLRDGVKFHTGNDFTAKDVVWTINRLKRSADFKAIFDPIASATAIDEHTVEIKTHKPYPLVLNLATYIFPMDSEYYSGETEDGDPKDEIVKNGDSFASRHSSGTGPYEVVSRQQGVKVEFERFDDYWDKDSPGNVDRLVLTPIGENATRVSALLSGDVDFIAPVPPNDLDRVRADKNVELTTMSGTRIILMQLNQKRVEAFEDPRVRKAFNYAVNQQAIADRLMKGFATPAAQLSPKGYEGYNDSLEPRYDVEKAKELMKEAGYEDGFSVSMMAPNNRYVNDAKIAQAVATMLSRINVDVDLKTLPKAQYWGEFDDRAADIMMIGWHADTEDSANLFQYLTECPDPETGAGQYNAANYCNPELDEKVAQANVETDRAKRAEMLQAVEKALYDDAAFMPLHWQDLAWAAKKNVKLEPVVNVMNFPYLGDLVVEQ
- the ectB gene encoding diaminobutyrate--2-oxoglutarate transaminase — encoded protein: MQTEILERMESEVRTYSRSFPTVFTEAKGARLHSEDGKQYIDFLAGAGTLNYGHNNPHIKQALVDYIASDGIVHGLDMWSKAKREYLETLEEVILKPRGLNYKVQLPGPTGTNAVEAAIRIARNAKGRHNIVAFTNGFHGVTMGALATTGNRKFREATGGIPMQGGSFMPFDGYMGEDTDTLGYFEKLLGDNSSGLDIPAAVIVETVQGEGGINPASIPWLQRLEKICRAHDILLIVDDIQAGCGRTGKFFSFEHADIHPDIVTNSKSLSGYGLPFAHVLMRPELDIWKPGQYNGTFRGFSLALVTAAAAMRHFWSDDTFERDVQRKGGVVEERFQKIATFMTEQGHKASERGRGLMRGLDVVDGDMADKITAQAFQNGLIIETSGHSGQVVKCLCPLSISDEDLNEGLDILERSVKEVFSQA
- the can gene encoding carbonate dehydratase; translated protein: MSDIKKLLEQNRQWAASVRERDPDFFERLSHQQNPDYLWIGCSDSRVPANQIIDLPPGEVFVHRNVANLLYHNDMNALSVVQFAVDVLQVEHIMVVGHYGCGGVRAAIADGDNGMIDYWLHSVREIYSINREALEPLSLDEKVDRMCELNVRAQVANLCRTKVVQRAWQRGQKLSVHGWVYGLSDGCVTDLECTVSQLDEASHIHRLDRIER
- the gorA gene encoding glutathione-disulfide reductase; amino-acid sequence: MAQYDYDLFVIGAGSGGVRAARTAAATGARVAIAEDRYLGGTCVNVGCVPKKLYSYAAHFHDAFEDSAGFGWTLPEAPRFDWATLRDNKIEEIKRLNGIYGRLLEGADVMLLNGRARITGPHSVEINGETIAAEKILVATGGWPWVPDIEGAEHAVDSNRVFDLESFPERFLVLGGGYIAVEFASIFNGLGSDAHLVYRGELFLRGFDREVREFTRDEMQKKGVNLHFETTIERIEPVGDAYRVSLTNGETLEVDVVLAATGRRPNLTGLGLDALDIELNPNGTIKVDERYQTSEPSILALGDVTGGPELTPVALAEAMHLVQHHYGDATPGPLDYQDIATAVFCHPNIGTVGLSEEEAREQCEAGVRIYRADFRPMKHTLSGSQERCLMKLVVDDATDRVVGAHMVGDDAGELIQGIAIAVRARLTKTDFDATVGIHPTSAEEFVTMRSLSRR